The nucleotide sequence CCGGTCATCCCCGCGGGTTCGGGGAACTGGCGGGTGGTATCGGGCTCAGGTGAGCGCACGACACCGGGCTCCGCACGGGAACTGTCGTACACGGTGGAAATCGAAGAAGGTGTCGAGCACCCTTCGTTCGCCGCGGAGGTGGAGTCGATCCTCGCGGATCCGCGCGGCTGGAGCGGGCTCGGGCAGGTGTCGTTCCGCCGGGTCGACGGTATCGGCGCCGCGCCGTCGTTCCGGATCAGCTTGACCAGCCCCGACACGAGCCATCGCCCCGACCGCTGCGGTTTCGCCATCCCATACGAGTCGTCCTGCTATCTCACTCGCGACCGCAGGGTCGTGATCAATCTCGCCCGCTGGGTGCGCGGCGCCCACGCTTACCAAGGCGATCTCGCGGGATACCACCGTTACGCGATCAACCACGAAGTCGGCCACGCGCTCGGCCACGGCCACGTCGGCTGCCCGGCCACCGGGGCGGCGGCGCCGGTGATGATGCAGCAGACGTTCGGACTGTCCAACACCTATGTCGCGGAGCTCAACCGCGCCGAGCCGGGAGCGGCGGCCAACGTCGCCGCGGACGGCGCCGTCTGCCGCCCGAATCCGTGGGTCGTCCCGGAACGCTGAAACGCCGCTTCGGCCAGTGGGCGACCGTACACCGCGCCACCCTCGTCGACCTCCTGCGCTCGGCCGTGGCCGCACCGGCTCTGCGGCCGGGTACCTACGTGCACCTGGGGCAACCCGATGGCACTGTGCTCCACAGTGGAGGGACCTCCACCGCGGATCTCTTGGTGGGCGCGGACGGCGTGCACAGCGTGACTCGGCGATCGGTCTGGCCACACATCCCGGGTGCGCGCTACGTCGGATACACCACCTGGCGTCTCATCGCGCCACCTCGCCCTGTCGAGGCGAGCGTGGAAACCTGGGGCAGGGGTGAGCGATTCGAGCAGGTGCCGATGCCCGACGGCCGCGTCTACTGCTACTTGATGGCCAGCGCCCCGAGCGGCTCCCGCGTGGGCCTGGACAGCCTGCGCGAGCGGTTCGCGGACTGGCACGTTGCCCTTGAGGAGCCATCGTCCTGGCCTGCTTCGTGTACCCGTATACAAGGTGTAGTCGTCTGCGGCATGGTGGAGGCGTGCGAACCCTTCTGGCCATACTCAGCGCCCTGTTCTTGCTTCCGGTGCTCGCCGGAACCGCCCATGCCTACGACAAGATCGCCGAGGCCGCGCCGGTGACGATGGTGGAGTCACCCGGCGGGGAGGGCGAGGTCCGCGCCCGGCTCGTGCTCGGCACGGTCACCGCGGGCACTTCACACAACCTGCGCAGTGAGATCGAGGTCGGCGACGGCCGAGTGGACGGAGCGGTGTCCGCCATCGCGATCGGGCACAAGATCACCTGCCAGCTGGTTGGGGGCACGACGCTGCCGAACACGGCGACCCAGCACGGGCAGATCTGGAGCGGCCAAAACCTGCTGCACGGCGGCGGCAGGGTCACGCTC is from Amycolatopsis lurida and encodes:
- a CDS encoding DUF3152 domain-containing protein yields the protein MRTEPRHVRRDGVVVDWLPQPRSLPPAVTGARKPPSHAAPVRKPLSVLRRIHRTWWPLIVISVALMLCLTLFVTPFALETRVLRGTPAPGSSPPRPAVAAQPVARPAESAALPDGAPVIPAGSGNWRVVSGSGERTTPGSARELSYTVEIEEGVEHPSFAAEVESILADPRGWSGLGQVSFRRVDGIGAAPSFRISLTSPDTSHRPDRCGFAIPYESSCYLTRDRRVVINLARWVRGAHAYQGDLAGYHRYAINHEVGHALGHGHVGCPATGAAAPVMMQQTFGLSNTYVAELNRAEPGAAANVAADGAVCRPNPWVVPER